A genome region from Pyrenophora tritici-repentis strain M4 chromosome 9, whole genome shotgun sequence includes the following:
- a CDS encoding Fungal-lectin domain containing protein, whose translation MPVGTPMYTPVSASTHMSMGSPASAIVTPDFSAPQVVPGQFGRPTSYAPTEDTSTAPPYARPYGFKEHVDPYDAPEAAEPLPSIPTGPKDKRTCGMKRRNLAILLGFIVIAILALALGLGLGLGLQKDSDEIKNPVCRKNPEFCVGGALNEKYFSKRGVFNGTGIALAGESWNKGQRRIFTLYFQHHTGDIRFMQYTTDRKWVGGTKAQTVAYDAKPATPISAVSFAINQTQYFHIFYITKSNTVAQTVQSNISSIWAPGPLNTLNLTAYDAPTVGLQACWKGNFYGDNDFTKFPTFSGAPNTQPFAGSKGMNIWFPVDETSFEQYAWYSGQENDSWVHIQRWNGFNAHAGVGCYSWGQGNTTYAMFSNKAKTVEMWWKDTNITAESTDTHPINSWQNATKAAIQNVHPITSLGYTTYFYAQMADRTIRGYNVTFAAENTESIGDESSFAITDPAGPVQALGGLYVFFQSEGDDITAFTRGLNGGEWTRGTLGIPDD comes from the exons ATGCCAGTCGGAACACCAATGTACACGCCGGTCAGCGCGTCTACACACATGTCAATGGGAAGTCCTGCAAGCGCAATAGTCACGCCAGACTTTTCCGCCCCACAAGTTGTGCCTGGACAGTTCGGTCGACCGACATCATATGCACCCACTGAAGATACGAGTACAGCGCCGCCATATGCAAGACCATATGGGTTCAAGGAACACGTTGATCCGTATGATGCCCCTGAAGCCGCGGAACCTCTACCTAGTATACCCACTGGACCCAAGGATAAGAGAACATGTGGTATGAAGAGGCGGAATTTAGCTATTCTTCTCGGATTTATCGTCATTGCTATCTTGGCCCTAGCATTGGGACTCGGTTTAGGACTCGGTTTGCAAAAAGATAG TGATGAAATAAAAAACCCCGTTTGTCGAAAAAACCCGGAGTTCTGTGTTGGCGGCGCTCTCAACGAAAAGTATTTTTCCAAAAGGGGTGTCTTCAACGGCACGGGAATTGCTCTCGCGGGCGAATCGTGGAATAAAGGCCAACGCAGGATCTTTACCCTCTACTTCCAGCACCACACGGGCGACATTCGATTCATGCAGTATACGACGGACCGGAAATGGGTAGGCGGCACCAAAGCGCAGACTGTGGCTTACGATGCGAAACCCGCAACACCTATATCCGCCGTCTCCTTTGCCATTAACCAAACACAATAT TTCCACATATTCTACATCACCAAATCCAATACAGTCGCCCAAACCGTTCAGTCGAACATCTCCTCCATCTGGGCCCCCGGCCCCCTAAACACCCTCAACCTAACCGCCTACGATGCCCCTACCGTCGGCCTACAAGCCTGCTGGAAAGGAAACTTCTACGGTGACAACGACTTCACCAAATTCCCCACATTCTCTGGCGCGCCAAACACGCAGCCCTTTGCCGGTTCCAAAGGAATGAACATTTGGTTCCCCGTCGACGAAACTAGCTTTGAGCAATACGCATGGTACTCTGGCCAAGAAAACGACAGCTGGGTGCACATCCAGCGCTGGAATGGTTTCAACGCCCACGCCGGCGTGGGCTGTTATAGCTGGGGCCAGGGCAACACCACATACGCCATGTTCAGCAACAAAGCCAAAACCGTGGAAATGTGGTGGAAAGACACAAACATTACCGCCGAATCAACGGACACTCACCCGATCAACTCGTGGCAAAATGCGACCAAAGCTGCTATACAGAATGTCCACCCCATCACGTCGCTGGGGTATACAACGTATTTCTACGCGCAGATGGCGGATCGCACAATTCGCGGGTACAATGTTACGTTTGCGGCGGAGAATACAGAGTCTATTGGGGATGAGAGTAGTTTTGCGATTACGGATCCGGCGGGGCCTGTGCAGGCGTTGGGGGG TTTGTATGTGTTTTTCCAGTCGGAGGGGGATGATATTACGGCGTTTACGAGGGGGTTGAATGGTGGGGAGTGGACGAGAGGGACGTTGGGGATTCCAGATGACTAG
- a CDS encoding PER1, membrane protein produces MKLGIASAWQTTAIFFLLSGAAQASLGDRLPEFKACVKVCESSNCGDNATPIPLHRRLLLWDCPSECDYTCQHIITEQRLARDPPYMQPVTQFHGKWPFYRLMGMQEPFSVLFSLFNFLAHDWGMSQLRDKIPASYPLRKYYLWFGYVGLASWTFSMIFHTRDFGLTEKLDYFAAGANVLYGLYYAPIRVFRLDRKEPRKQSLLRLWTGLCILLYTLHVLYLSLWSWDYTYNMAANVAVGVVANLLWSGFSYVQYQKIGRTWAVWPGLCVAWIIMAMSLELLDFPPWMGMIDAHSLWHLGTVVPTVLWYNFLVRDAQEDIAGTRKDG; encoded by the exons ATGAAGTTAGGAATCGCCTCGGCATGGCAAACCACAgccatcttcttcctcctcaGCGGCGCCGCCCAAGCCAGTCTGGGTGACCGACTCCCTGAATTCAAGGCCTGCGTGAAAGTCTGCGAGAGTTCCAATTGCGGCGACAATGCTACTCCGATAC CTTTACACCGTCGGCTCCTCCTTTGGGACTGTCCCTCTGAATGCGATTATACATGCCAGCATATTATAACTGAGCAACGGCTCGCGCGCGATCCGCCCTACATGCAACCCGTCACGCAATTCCACGGAAAATGGCCTTTTTACCGCCTCATGGGTATGCAGGAACCGTTTAGTGTCCTCTTCTCTCTGTTCAACTTCCTCGCGCACGACTGGGGCATGTCGCAGCTGCGCGACAAGATACCGGCATCGTATCCACTGCGGAAATATTATCTCTGGTTTGGCTATGTGGGCCTGGCTAGCTGGACTTTCAGCATGATATTCCACACACGCGACTTTGGGTTGACGGAGAAGTTGGATTATTTTGCCGCGGGCGCGAATGTGCTGTATGGGCTTTATTATGCGCCTATTCGTGTGTTTAGGTTGGACCGCAAGGAGCCCAGGAAACAGAGCTTGTTGAGGCTGTGGACGGGCCTTTGCATCTTGTTGTACACACTGCATGTGTTGTACCTTTCGCTGTGGTCCTGGGATTACACCTACAACATGGCCGCCAATGTTGCCGTCGGCGTAGTGGCAAACTTGCTCTGGAGCGGGTTTAGCTACGTGCAGTACCAGAAGATTGGACGGACGTGGGCTGTGTGGCCTGGTCTTTGCGTAGCCTGGATCATCATGGCAATGAGTCTCGAGTTATTGGATTTCCCACCGTGGATGGGCATGATTGATGCGCACAGTTTGTGGCATCTGGGCACTGTGGTGCCAACGGTTTTATGGTACAA CTTCCTCGTTAGAGATGCCCAAGAAGATATAGCAGGTACGCGCAAGGACGGATGA